The nucleotide sequence ATATAGATTCAAAGTCAGATTCTGATTCAAAGTCCAATAAAGATGCTATTGTTAACGTATTCAACAAGGTATTTAATGAAATGCAGGGATTTTGTGGTTCCATGCCATGGATAGCAGACTTAGAAAGACAGATGAATAAAGATGGTGTTTATGAAGAATTTAAGAAAACCTTTGAAGAGTTATCAGGAACTTCATGGATAGAGGCAAGAGACGACTTTTTTTATGAAGAAGACTCGATTGTAGAAGCTTTATCTAAGGCAACTAAAATGAGTAAAGAAGCAGCAAGAAATTGGTATAACAGGTGTGAAGAGAATTATTCTCTAAGTATAGATAAATTTGCTTCTAAAGTTAAAGAATATAGTGATACCAAAGGAAAGAATCATCATGTAGTCTTTTTAGTAGATGAAATTGGCCAATACATAGGAGATAATACTCAGCTTATGTTAAATCTCCAAACTGTTGTAGAAGATTTAGGAACCAAATGTGGAGGCAAATGCTGGGTAATAGTTACATCACAAGAAGGTTTAGATGAATTTACTAAAGTTAAAGGAAATGACTTTTCTAAAATTCAAGGTAGATTTAACACGAGACTTTCATTATCCTCAGCAAATGTAGATGAAGTAATTAAAAAGCGTATACTTAAGAAAAAGGATGCAGCAATTAGCCATTTAAAAGCATTGTATGTGCAGAAAGAATCTATAATAAAGAACCTTTTAACTTTTTCAGGTACTGCTGAGATGAAGTTGTATAAAAATGCGGAAGATTTTGCGGAAGTTTATCCTTTTGTACCTTACCAATTTAATTTATTGCAATCAGCTTTTAATGGTGTTAGAGAACATGGAGCTTCTGGCAAGAGTTTGTCTAAGGGAGAAAGAAGTTTATTAGGTGCATATCAGCAAGTAGCTGTAGATTACATGGATAAAGATACTAATATACTTATACCATTTTCAGCCTTTTATAGAACTATAGAAACTTTTTTGGATTCTTCTATTAGATCGGTTATTATTCATGCAGAAAAAAATAGTAATTTGAATTCTTATGATGTAGAGGTTTTAAAACTATTATTTTTAATTAAGTATGTAAAAGAAATCAAAGCTAATATAGAAAATTTATCTACATTATTAGTAAGTGAGATAGATGCTGATAAACTTGAGATAAAGAAAAATGTTCAAGAATCTTTAAATAGGTTGATAAGGGAAACTTTAGTTCAAAAAAATGGAGATGAATATGTATTCTTAACTAATGACGAGCAAGATGTAAATAAAGAAATTAAAAATATGCCAGTAGATAGTGGAGAAACTATTCAGAAAGCTTCTGAAATAATTTTTGATGATATATATGGTGATTCTAAATTCTCATATTCAAAAAAATATCAATTTGCATTTAATAAAATAGTAGATGATAGAACTAGAGGCCCTCAAACTAATGAAGTAGGAGTTAAAATTATAACTGCAAATTTTGATTTAGTAGGTGGCTCTAGTGAAGGTGAATTAAAAAATTTATCTATTAGAGAAAATAATGTAATCATAAACATCTCAAAGGACGTTAAATATTTAGATGAAATAGAAAATGTATTGCAGATAGATGCATATCTCAGAGTTAAAAGTGGAACAAAGTCCAGTGCAGCTATAGAGGATATTAAAGTAAAGAAAAGTAGGGAAAGAGAAGAAAGAGCCAAGAGAGCAAAATTTTTAATAGGGGAAGCTTTGAAAACTGCAGAAATATATGTTAATGGTAATATACTGGATATAAAAGAAAAAGATGGTATAGATAGAATAAACGAAGGTTTAAGAGCTTTAATAGACTCTCAATATAATAAGATTGGTTATATAAAGAAATTTAAAGAAAGTGTTAAAGACCTCTATGATATTATGGATTCAAGATTAAATCAAATGGAGATTGTAGATAGTAATCCTAATAGGTTGGCAATAGATGAAGTTAACAATCATATACAGAATAGTTCTGCAAGAAACCTCCAAGTAACAGTAAAAAGTGTATTAACTAAGTTTTCTAATTCACCATATGGTTGGAAGGATATCGATATACAGGCTATAATAATAACTTTATTTAAAAAACAGGATATAAAAGTTATATTAAATGGTGAGGTGTTAACTCCTAATAATAGAGAAATAGTTAATTATGTTACTAAAAGAGATTACCTAGAAAGAGTTATATTAAAAACTAGAAAAAAGGTAAATATCAAGTATATAAACGTGGTAAAAGATTTAAACAAAGATTTGTTTGGATTTTCTTCCTTACCGACAGATGAAGATGGAATAATGAGTATATTTAAAGATGAATGTAGAAAAGAACTTTCAAGAATAAATGGGATGCTCGTAAATTTCAGTTTTAAGAACTCTTATCCAGGAGAAAAAACTTTAAAAGATGGTAAAATTTTATTTAGTAAAGTTATAGATATTGCAGATACAAATGAATTTTTTAAAGAAGTTTATAACTTAGAAGATGATTTCTTAGACTATGCAGACGATATTGATCAAATAAAAGGATTTTTTTATAAAAAAGAGAATGGAACAATAGATTTTTCATCTAAAGGTGAGCAGAGGATTATATTTGACAATGCGCTAAATACTCTGGATAACTATGAAGATAACAAAGAATATATAGTAAACGATGATATAAAAGATATTATAGAAGAAATAAAGACAATACTTAGAATGGATAAACCATATGGTGAAATACCTAAAATACCTCTTTTAATAGATAAATACAATAGTAAGGTATTGGCACTATTGGAGGAAGAGAGTATTCCTGTAAAGGGATTTATAGAAAAGTGTAGAAAAGAAGTTTTTGAAACCTTAGATAATTATGATTTTAAAGATAGATTTAATGATAAGGTAATTGAAGCTTTTGAGAATCTCTATAACAGGGTAGAAAGTGCAAATAGTTTTGCTGTACTTTCATCAATGTCAGACCTTACAGAGAAAATTAAGATAAAGTGGATCAAGGAAATAATAGAAGAAAGTGAGAGACAAAAGAGAGTAAAAGCTAAAGAAATACAAAATGCAAATAAGGTAGCAGAAGATAACGGTGGAGAAACCAGTAAGGTAGACGATACACCGGAAGTTGTTATAAAAACCAAGACTTTAAGTATGAGAGAATTGGTAAAAGGTCAAAAGACTATAAAAAATGATAAGGATATTGATGAAGTTGTAGAAGTACTTAGAAAGAAATTAAAAGAGGAATTAAAGAAAGATACAATAATCAGTTTAGTTTAGAAGTGGGTAGTGACAAGTTATAAGTGACAAGTTGGTGTTGTATAGTTTATTGATGAAATAGGTGTAGAAGGGAATAAAACGAATTATGGATAAGAATAAAATAAAAACTTTTGCCGTATGGGCTAGAAGAAATTTAATAGATGCAGTTGAAAATAGAGCAAGGTATATAGGAATATTCATAGATAATCGTGGAAAGTATAATGAACTAAAAGCTGAATCGGTTCAAGGAGGATTTAAACTTGAAAGTGTTGATGGCGTTTTTAAATTATCTTACAATGATCGAAAAGCTTTAATTAATAGAATTAATTCTTATGAGGATAAGAAAAAAGGCTTTGAGCAGGTAATGGAAGAAGTGGCTTATACCTGGTTTAATAGATTTATAGCACTTAGATACATGGAAGTAAATGATTATCTTCCCGGTGGTATAAGGATGCTTTCTTCAAAAGATAAAGAAAAGCCAGAGCCAGATGTTTTAACTAAAATACCGGAGATTATAGAAGAGTTAAATTTAAATGGAGAATATATATATGGACTTTTAGACAGTGGCAATACAAAAGACAGGGAAGAAGCTTACAGGCATATATTAGTAAAGCAATGCAATGAGCTAGGAAAAATAATACCTCAAATGTTTGAAAAGATAAGTGATTATACAGAGTTACTGCTACCGGATAATCTTTTGGGAGAAGGATCTGTAATAAGGAAGATGGTAGAAGATATACCTGAAGGAGACTGGAAGGAAGAAGTTGAAATAATAGGATGGATGTACCAATATTACATATCTGAAAAAAAGGATGAAGTATTTGCAGCTTTAAAGAAGAATGTAAAAATAACAAAAGAAAATATACCTGCAGCAACTCAATTGTTTACTCCAAAATGGATAGTTAAATACATGGTAGAAAATTCATTAGGCAGACTATGGCTTGAAGGACATCCAAATGAGGAACTTCAAAAAGAATGGAAATACTACTTAGAAGAAGCTGAGCAGGAACCGGAAGTCGAAGAAGAATTAAATAAAATAAGAGAAGAGCACAGCAAATTAATACCTGAAGATATAAAAGTGCTAGATCCATGTATGGGATCAGGACATATTTTAGTTTATGCCTTTGATGTACTTTATAAAATTTATCAAAGTACAGGATATCCTGAAAGAGAAATACCAAGGAGGATATTGCAAAATAACCTTTATGGATTGGATATAGATGATAGGGCAGCACAGCTTGCATCTTTTGCACTAATAATGAAGGCAAGACATTATAATAGAAGATTATTTAGGGAAATAGAAAGAGAACATTTGAAATTAAATCTTTGTTCAATACAGGAAAGCAATGGGATAAGTAAAGAGGCGATTGATTATTTTGTAAACGTAGATAGTGAAAAGAGGCAAGTGACAGGTGACAAGAGGCAAGTGACAGGTGACAAGTTAAGAGAAGATGTGGAATATTTAATTGAAACTTTTAAAGATGCTAAGGAATATGGTTCTATACTTGAGGTTAAAGAAGTAAATTTTGAAGCATTGAAACAAAGGTTGAAGGAAATTGAAACTTTTGAAAACCAAGATAATCATCAAATAAATAGTTTTGAATTTAAATATAGAGAAATCATTTTAGATAAACTTCCTGCGATAATCAAACAAGCAGAGATAATGAGTAAGAAGTATGAAGTTTGTATTACTAATCCACCATATATGGGAATAAGAAACATGGGGCATAAATTAGCAAATTACTTAAGAAAAAAATATTCAAACACAAAGAATGATATAAGTATTGTATTTATGGATAAATGCATTGAATATAATAAAACTTTAGGCTTTACTACAATGATAAATATTCCTTCTTGGATGTTTTTGTCATCTTATGATGAAATGAGAAAATGTTTAGTAAGTGAAATTGATATAGTAAATTTAATTCATTTAGGAAGAGGAATATTTGGCTCGGATTTTGGAACAGTAACTTTTACTATGAGAAAATCTAGAGTAAATGGTTATTTAGGGGAATATAGAAAACTTTTTAAAAAGCAAGGAGAAGTATCAAAAACATGGAAAATTCACGAAATGTTTTTTGAAGGATTAAATAATTATGAAGTAGATCAAAATTTATATTTAAAAATAGAAGGAACACCTATTGTTTATTGGGTTAGTAAACAAACAATAGAAACTTTTGATAAGGGCATAAAACTTGAGGAGATAGCACAACCACGTCAAGGTATGGCTACATCAGATAATGATAGATTTTTAAGATTATGGTATGAAGTAGATAATAGTAAAATTGGACTAAACTATGCAACAAGAGAAGAGGCCAATAATAGTAAATTAAAATGGTTTCCATATAATAAAGGTGGAGCATTTAGAAAGTGGTATGGAAATAATGAATATATAGTTAATTGGGAAAATGATGGTGAAGAGATTAAATGTTTTAGAGAATATAAAAATTCAACATTAACATCTAATATGGGTGTAGCAGGATTGCCATTTATTTTTAAGCCTAATATAACGTGGTCAAAAGTTACGATAGGAAACTTTTCAGTTAGATATTTACCAAAGGGATATTTATTTGATGTTTCAGGATGTTCAATATATGCAGAACAAAAAACAAACATAAAATTGCTTGCGTTACTTAATAGTAAAGTAATAACTAATTTAGTGAAAGGAATTAGTCCTACAGTAAATTATGAAGTTGGAACTATAAAAAAATTACCAATATATAACTTAGAACATTATAAAGGAAAATATGTTAATGAGTGTATAAAATTAGCAAAAGAAGACTGGGATTTCTTTGAAACTTCATGGGACTTTAAAATGCATCCACTTTTGCTAGTTGATAGTGGAAAGTTGACAGTAGACAGTAGTGGAAATCAAAAAAATATTAATAACTATCCATTAAAAATTACTCACTTATCAGATGCATTTGATATTTGGAAGTCGTTTACGAATAAGCAGTTTAATCAATTGAAGAGCAATGAAGAGGAATTAAATAGAATTTTTATTGATATTTATGGGCTGCAAGATGAATTAGTTCCTGAAGAAGATGATACTGATGTTACAATAAGAAAAGCAGATAGAGAGCGTGATATAAAATCATTGATTTCATATGCTGTAGGGTGTATGTTTGGTAGATATTCTATTGATGTAGAAGGACTTATATATGCTGGGGGAGAATGGAATAATAAGTGGAGAATGATAAGTGACAAATTACAAGCTGCAAGTGATAAATGGCAAGTTAGAAAAGTTATTAAGGATGATGACGGAAATATTGTTTTTGATAAATGGGCAGACGTTACATTTGCGCCTGATAAGGATAATGTCATTCCAATAACAGAAGATGAATACTTTGAAGACGATATAGTTTCAAAATTTATTGATTTTATTAAAACAGTATATGGTGCTGAAACTTTAGAAGAAAATTTAGATTTTATTGCTGATTCAATAGGGAGAAAACCATCTGAAACCGCTAGACAGACTATTAGAAGATACTTTATCAAGGATTTTTATAAGGATCATTTAAAAGTTTATCAAAAGAGACCTATTTACTGGATGTTTGATTCAGGTAAAAATGATGGCTTTAAGGCTTTAATTTATATGCATAGATACAATGAGCAAACTATTGCAAAAGTCAGAACGGATTATCTTCACACCCTCCAAAGAAAGTATGAAGCAGAGATAGAAAGGCAACAGTTAATAGTGGATTCAGGGGAATATACAGCAAAAGATAAAACTGCTGCTAAAAAGAAAATAAATAGAATAGTAAAGCAGATGGAAGAGTGTAGGGAGTATGATCAAGTAGTGGCACATTTAGCTAATGAAAGGATTTCTATTGATTTAGATGATGGAGTTAAGGTCAATTATGCTAAGTTCCAGGAAATTAAGGTAATTAACTCCAAGGAAAAAGAAGTTAAAATGAATCTTTTGGCAAAGATATAATTGGAAGGTATGATTATAAATGATGGATGATAAGCAAACTTTAAAAGATAAAATTATAGAAATAGAAGGTACTTGTATTAGTGTCTCTCAATTTCCAGATAGTATATATCATTATACAGATGTTAATGGAGTGTATAACATAATTAATAACAAATGTTTTTGGCTTACTAAAAGTGATTTCTTAAATGATGAGAGGGAGCTTGTGTATTTTTATGATATTTTAAAAAATGTTTTAGAAGAAAATAAATTTAGCAATATAAATTTTGATTTTGTTGGTTGGTTAAGAGCAATAGCGCATGACAAACTAAAGAATACTTTTATTCTTAGTTTTTCTACAGACAAAGATTCGTTGCCATTATGGGAAATGTATGCAAATGGAAAAGGATATAATATTGGGATGCAATGCGAGCAAGTTTCGGATGAATTTTGGGATGAAAATATATTTATAACTAATGCTAAAAATCAAAAAATTTATATGACTAGAAAAAATGATACAGGACAATTTTGTGGAGTTTCAAAATTTGTTATATATGATGATAAAATACAGAAGGATAGAGTAAAAGAACTTTTGGATGGAATAGATTTATCAATAGAATTTATAAGAAGGTATAAAGAAGATACATCTGCATGCAATTTAGTAAGAGCTTTGGAATGTAGAATAGCTAGTGAATTTATAAATTGTATGATGTTATTTAAAGATAAATCTTTTTCATATGAAAGGGAATTTCGAATTGTTTATAACATTATTAATTGTGATGAATTAGATATTGTAAAGTACAGAATAAAAAATGATATAATCGTTCCTTATATTGAATTAGGTTTTGAAGATGTTATTATAAAGTCTATAAGACTAAGTCCTAGATTAAAGAACGATACTTTAGCTGTAAAAGGATTAAACTCATTTATAGATACAATTAACATGGAAAATACTTCAAATATAGAAGTGCTATTTTCACAATCTTCTATTAGATAGTAGGGAAAGTTATAAAATGTATCATGAAAAAAGAAATTAGTTTTTATCCTCCAAAAGCACCTAAAGATAGTGGAAATATAAAAGTTAAATATAATAATGGTAAGTCAGGAAAAAATCCAGATGTTTTTTGTATAAAGTTTTCAGTAATATTAGCTCAGATATCAAATAAAATGCTGCTAGGTTATAAAAAGTATGAAGGAAATTTAAGATATATAAATATAGTTATTGGAGATTTGAAAAATGTGTTATTTTTAAATCCTATTCTATAATAACCACTCATAACTCAGCTTTATTAAATGCAATTTCAAAAAATGATTTAATTGGTGTAGTTGTAGCCTATAGAAATGAAGAAGATGCTGGCAGTAAATTTATATAATTTATAGATATAAAAAAAATATCTTAAATTATTAGCTAAAGGTAATCTAGGTGATTTAGTAATTAGTAATGACTTGCTGAAATCTATGAAAGAAAAAATGGAAATAAACATTATTTATGCCTGGAGGATAAGTAAATGAATATAAGAATCATTAATACTCCCGTACTTGTTAATATACTTGATATCCCAAATATGAATGAAAATCATGATGAGGCAATAGAGTAGTTTAAGTCATTGATTCAAAGTCAAGAACATACATTAATACTTTCATTGGCTACAATGATAGAAATAGGTAATCATATAGCACATATATCAGGTGGAAATATATGCTAGATGGTGAAATAGAGGTGGACATATGAATTTACAGGAAATAAGAAATTTTCTTAAAGAGTTATTTTCAAAACCTTTAGGTGACGGAAAAAAACGTCATATTGTATTTTGGTATGATGGCAGTGGAGATTTTGTTGAAGATATAGATAGCTTTGATGTTGAAGGTGTTAACCTCATTAAACTAACGAATAATAATGCCTTTTGGGTCAAATATCATATAGAAAAAGAAGATATAACTAGCAATATACTTGTTTATTCGAATATGGAAAAGCCGGTACCTTCAGAAAATTGGCTTTACGATATTTTAAGTTACAGTGAAGAATTTTCTACGGATAGAGCAACTGCAGTAATGAGAGAATTAAAGATTACAGATCCTCAACTTAAGGAAGTATTTAAGATTTATAATATATTTTTTAGAAGAAAAGATAGATTTGCAGCTTTTAAGGAATTAAATATACAGGATTATACGGAAGAAAAAATTCATGTTGGAGTTTTGGCGGTTTTGACCAAAGTAAAGATCATGGATGTTGAGGAAATATTAAAGGCAATACTAAAAGAATATTTAGATGGACAGAGCAAGATGTATGAGAATATTGATAAGTTTGGTAATTTGGATTCATTATGGAATTTGATAATTAAGTATTATGGCTATGAATTTGAAGAAAGAAGTTTAGAAAGATTCATGGCTATGCTCTTGATAACAAATATGAAGGAAACAATAAAATTTGAAATGCCAAAGAAATATGCTCCATTTATATCTTCTAAAGTTACAAACTGTATTGTATTTATAAATCATTTTATGAACAGTACAAAAGATAGTATTTATTATGATAAAATGCAGCAGCTTATAGGTGATAAGATGAAGATAGCAAAACTGTTGGGTAGCAATAGTTCTGACACTTTTATTAGCTGTGATGTTTTTGAAGAAACTGATAAAATAATTCTTAAAAGAATTATTAATCTTTTAAATGATGAAGTTGGAGAATACAGTGATTATTTGAAACTAATAGATTCACGAAAAACTACACATTTCTATAAGAAGTATGAAAGAGAATATAAAGCAGTAAAGTGGGCTATAAATTTACTTAGTAAGAAGAGAAAACTTGATTCAAATATAAAAACAGAATCATCTTATGATATGTTTAAAACTTATGCCAAGGAATATTACTATATAGATAAAGCTTATAGAAAATTTTATTATCATTTTGATAGTTGTGAAGAAAAAGACCAATTGGTTAATTTGGCAGAGCTGATTGAAAATACATATAGTAATTGGTATTTGCAGGAGTTATCAATAAAATGGTTTAATTCATTAGAAAAAGAACATTCGTGGAGGATAGAAGGTTTAAGATATCAGGATAATTTCTATAAAGAGTTTGTTGAATATACAAAGGAAAGGGTTTTTGTAATAATTTCTGATGGATTGAGGTATGAAAGTGCTGAGGAATTAAAAAATAGACTTGTAAATGAAAGAAAAGGCAAGGTAGAAATAGATTATATTGAGGGAGTACTTCCTTCGTATACCAAATTGGGAATGGCATCGTTACTACCACACAACAATATAGAAATTAATGATGATTATGATGTAGTCGTAGATGGAATTAACAGCAGTGGAACTCAAAATAGAGATGCTATTTTAAAAAAAGAAAATCCTAATTCACTGGCAGTTAGATATGATAAGGTTATGGATATGAAACCTGAAGAAATATTAGAGACCTTTGGAGGAAAGGATGTAGTCTACATTTATCATAATGCTATAGATGCTATAGGTGATTATGCAGCTACTGAAAGGGATGTATTTTCAGCTGCGGAAACGGCCTTTAATGAAATTATTGCTTTAGTCAATAAGCTTGTAAATAGAGTAAGCGCTTCTAGCATAATTATTACAGCAGATCATGGATATCTATATAAGAGAAGTGTTCTAGAGGAAAGTGACAAGTTATTAGGAGTTAAGTTGAATGACGGAGAGGATGGCAGAAGATTCATATTGACATCTGATGCTCAAAGTGTAGAAGGAACAGTAGGTTTTAGTATGGAATATCTTCTAGGCGAAGGTTCACACAAAGAAGTTATTACACCGAGGGGAACATCCAGATTTAAAGTACAGGGTGCTGGTGCAAACTATGTACATGGTGGGGCAATGCTGCAGGAAGTAGTTATTCCAGTAATCAAATTTAAGAATGATAGAAGTGTTTCATCACTAAACGATATAAGAAAAGTTAGAATATCTTTGACGAGTATTACGAGAAAGATAACTAATATAATAACTTATCTTGAATTTTTCCAGGAAGAAAAAATACAGGATAAAGTTATAGTACAGAAAATTAGATGTTATTTTGAAGATGAAACTGGCAATAGAATATCTAATGAAAATATTATAATTGGAGATTCAAGGTCAGAAAATCCACAGGAAAGAACTTATAAAGAAAAGTTTGTATTAAAGAGTATGCCTTATGATAAGAGAAAACAATATTTCTTAGTAATGGAGGATGCAGAAAATAGTAATGGTATGTATGAGAGAATACCTTATAACATAGATATTGCTATAATTGATGATTTTGGATTTTAAATAAAGGGGGAGTAATAAATGAAACATATGTTAATTACATATAGTGACGAATGTGCACGAAATGGTCATGTTGATCCTAATTTTACACAATTAGTGTATGGAGATGGTGGCAATAAAGGAGAAGCATTGAAGAATAACTTAAGTGAGGGGTCTTATCTTTTCTTTAATACAAGAATCGGGAATAAAAGATATATTACTGCATATTTTTATATAGAAAAAATTTTATTAAAAGGCAAGAATAATATTGAAATAAGCGCTTTAAATTGTGATGCTAAAAATGATAATGTTATCTTTATAGGGAGCAGGCAGTTTTCAAAAATATTGACTATTCCATTAGAGTTAAATAAATCTTTATTATTAAAACTTAAATCCTATAAAGCAACTGATGAATATTTTGCAAGTAAGAGTTCGGAACTGGTAGCAATAAAAGATAAAACACTTAATCCAACAGTTATTACAGAAGATGAAAAAGAATTTCTAATGGAATTATGCAATAATAGAGGATAACAGGAGGATAAAATGGATGAATTAAGTGTAAAACTTAATACTTATTTTGCAGGAAAAGTTGTTAGAAAAGATTTGACGCAAAAGTTAAAACAAGGGGCAAATGTTCCAACTTATGTACTTGAGTACTTGCTTGGAATGTATTGTGCTACAGATGATGAAGACAGTATAAATGCAGGAGTTGAAAGAGTTAAGAATATTTTAGCTGACAACTTCGTAAGACCGGATGAAGCCGAAATGGTAAAGTCTAAAATAAGAGAAATGAGTAGGTATACAGTTATTGATAAGTTAACAGTTAAGTTAAATGAAAAGAAAGATATTTATGTAGCAGAGTTTTCAAATTTAGGTTTAAAAGATGTTGAAATAGATGCAAAATACGTTAAAGATTACGAAAAACTATTAGGTATTGGAATTTGGTGTATAGTTAAACTTCAATATCTTTATGATGAAACTACAAAGAATATATCTCCTTTTTTAATAGATCAGGTAACACCAATCCAAATGCCTAATATGGACCTGGAAGAATTAATAGAAGGAAGAAAGCATTTTACTAAGGAAGAGTGGATTGATATTTTAATAAAATCTATAGGAATGGAACCAACTCAGTTAAAGTATGAGACAAAGTGGCATATGTTACTTAGAATGGTTCCACTTTGTGAGAATAACTATAATATGTGTGAGCTTGGACCTAGAGGTACGGGCAAATCTTATTTATATAAGGAGATATCTCCAAATTCAATATTAGTATCTGGAGGACAAACTACTGTTGCAAATCTCTTTTACAATATGTCTCAAAGAAAAATTGGTTTGGTTGGGATGTGGGATGCTGTGGCTTTTGATGAAGTGGCAGGTATTACTTTTAAAGATAAAGATGGAATACAGATAATGAAAGATTATATGGCATCAGGTTCTTTTGCCAGAGGCAAAGAAGAAAAAGCAGCTTCGGCATCTATGGTGTTTATTGGTAATATAAATCAAAGTGTAGATGTTTTATTGAAAACTTCACATTTATTTGAGCCTTTTCCAGAGGCGATGGCCTATGATTCAGCCTTCTTTGATAGAATTCATTTTTATCTGCCAGGTTGGGAGATACCTAAAATGAGACCGGAATTTTTTACAAACAGCTTTGGTTTTATTACTGATTACCTTTCAGAATATTTGAAAGAAATGAGAAAGAGGACATTTGGCGATGCCATAGATAAATACTTTAAATTAGGTAATAACTTAAATCAAAGAGATGTTATAGCAGTTAGAAAAACAGTATCAGGTTTAATTAAATTAATATATCCCCATGGAGAATTTGATAAAAAAGAATTAGAAGAGATATTGAGATATGCTTTAGTAGGCAGAAGGAGGGTAAAAGAACAGCTTAAGAAGATAGGAGGAATGGAATTTTATGATGTCCATTTTTCTTATATAGATAATGAAACCATGAGTGAGGAGTTTGTATCAGTTCCAGAGCAAGGAAGTGGTTCTCTTATACCGGAAGGTGCTATGAAAGCAGGACAGATATATACTATAGGCGTAGGCGATTCTGGAATGATAGGAGTATACAAAATAGAAACAGAAGTAGTTAATGGTTCAGGTAAATTTGAAAAAACGGGATTAGGTTCTAATAGAGAAGCAAAGGA is from Clostridium fermenticellae and encodes:
- the pglZ gene encoding BREX-1 system phosphatase PglZ type A — translated: MNLQEIRNFLKELFSKPLGDGKKRHIVFWYDGSGDFVEDIDSFDVEGVNLIKLTNNNAFWVKYHIEKEDITSNILVYSNMEKPVPSENWLYDILSYSEEFSTDRATAVMRELKITDPQLKEVFKIYNIFFRRKDRFAAFKELNIQDYTEEKIHVGVLAVLTKVKIMDVEEILKAILKEYLDGQSKMYENIDKFGNLDSLWNLIIKYYGYEFEERSLERFMAMLLITNMKETIKFEMPKKYAPFISSKVTNCIVFINHFMNSTKDSIYYDKMQQLIGDKMKIAKLLGSNSSDTFISCDVFEETDKIILKRIINLLNDEVGEYSDYLKLIDSRKTTHFYKKYEREYKAVKWAINLLSKKRKLDSNIKTESSYDMFKTYAKEYYYIDKAYRKFYYHFDSCEEKDQLVNLAELIENTYSNWYLQELSIKWFNSLEKEHSWRIEGLRYQDNFYKEFVEYTKERVFVIISDGLRYESAEELKNRLVNERKGKVEIDYIEGVLPSYTKLGMASLLPHNNIEINDDYDVVVDGINSSGTQNRDAILKKENPNSLAVRYDKVMDMKPEEILETFGGKDVVYIYHNAIDAIGDYAATERDVFSAAETAFNEIIALVNKLVNRVSASSIIITADHGYLYKRSVLEESDKLLGVKLNDGEDGRRFILTSDAQSVEGTVGFSMEYLLGEGSHKEVITPRGTSRFKVQGAGANYVHGGAMLQEVVIPVIKFKNDRSVSSLNDIRKVRISLTSITRKITNIITYLEFFQEEKIQDKVIVQKIRCYFEDETGNRISNENIIIGDSRSENPQERTYKEKFVLKSMPYDKRKQYFLVMEDAENSNGMYERIPYNIDIAIIDDFGF
- a CDS encoding DUF2971 domain-containing protein, which produces MMDDKQTLKDKIIEIEGTCISVSQFPDSIYHYTDVNGVYNIINNKCFWLTKSDFLNDERELVYFYDILKNVLEENKFSNINFDFVGWLRAIAHDKLKNTFILSFSTDKDSLPLWEMYANGKGYNIGMQCEQVSDEFWDENIFITNAKNQKIYMTRKNDTGQFCGVSKFVIYDDKIQKDRVKELLDGIDLSIEFIRRYKEDTSACNLVRALECRIASEFINCMMLFKDKSFSYEREFRIVYNIINCDELDIVKYRIKNDIIVPYIELGFEDVIIKSIRLSPRLKNDTLAVKGLNSFIDTINMENTSNIEVLFSQSSIR
- the brxL gene encoding protease Lon-related BREX system protein BrxL, translating into MDELSVKLNTYFAGKVVRKDLTQKLKQGANVPTYVLEYLLGMYCATDDEDSINAGVERVKNILADNFVRPDEAEMVKSKIREMSRYTVIDKLTVKLNEKKDIYVAEFSNLGLKDVEIDAKYVKDYEKLLGIGIWCIVKLQYLYDETTKNISPFLIDQVTPIQMPNMDLEELIEGRKHFTKEEWIDILIKSIGMEPTQLKYETKWHMLLRMVPLCENNYNMCELGPRGTGKSYLYKEISPNSILVSGGQTTVANLFYNMSQRKIGLVGMWDAVAFDEVAGITFKDKDGIQIMKDYMASGSFARGKEEKAASASMVFIGNINQSVDVLLKTSHLFEPFPEAMAYDSAFFDRIHFYLPGWEIPKMRPEFFTNSFGFITDYLSEYLKEMRKRTFGDAIDKYFKLGNNLNQRDVIAVRKTVSGLIKLIYPHGEFDKKELEEILRYALVGRRRVKEQLKKIGGMEFYDVHFSYIDNETMSEEFVSVPEQGSGSLIPEGAMKAGQIYTIGVGDSGMIGVYKIETEVVNGSGKFEKTGLGSNREAKESIETAFRYFKANSRSISASISTTQKDYLMHVQDINGVGLTSYLSLAALIAMCSGALIKSVQSQLAVLGSMSIGGTINKVEDLANTLQVCFDSGAKKILLPMANAGDLPTVPPELFAKFQIMFYSGVEDAVFKALGVQ